DNA from Mesorhizobium sp. B2-1-1:
GACGCGGTCATGGCGTCCTGATCCTCAAAGAAAACTTGATAATCCGGAAAGAACTACTCGTTTCTCTCCAATCTTTCAATCGGGCATGATGCGACCATCGAACCAATATCAAACCGGATTTTATGTCCGGATGGAAGGAACCGTATCATGTCTCACATAGCTTTGAGAGCTCCCGCGAGCCGGCTGAACTGGCTGACCGCCGCGTTCGACTGGCTCCGCCAGGCCAAGGTCGCGGCAAGCCTGCCGCAGGACGACATCGAGGACCTGTCGGATCGCCAGTTGCGCGATGTCGGCGCCACGCGCAAAGACGTCTCCCGCGCCATGGCCCGCGAACTCGGCCGGCTGGGCCTGCTCGACATCGGCTGGCAGGTAAGGAAAGGGAATAGGAATTAGGAGTAGGCAATAGAAAGAGAACCCTACTGCCTACTGCCTATTCCCTACCTTACCACCCTCACCACCGTCCGGTCCGACAGCAGCGGCAAAAGGCGCGCCATCGTGCGTGCGGTCACCGCGACGCAGCCTTGCGTGGGCGTGAAGCCCGGGCGCGCCAGGTGGAAGAAGATGGCGCTGCCGCGTCCGCGGCGGCGCGGCGTTATATTCCAGTCGAGCACAAGGCAGGCATCATAGAGCCTGTCGTCGCGCCGCATGCGTTCGTGGCTGGCGCCGTAGGGGATCTTGACTGGCCTGTTATAGTTTCGGTCGTCGGGCACTTCGCACCAGCCGAGATCAGGCCCGATCGGCGTCATCGCCAGCCGGGTGATGCGGCCGCTGGAGAAGTGGTCTCCCCGGAAATAACCCGACAGGATCCGCATTTGGCCAAGCGGCGTGGCGCCGTCGCCTTCGCGCTTGCCCGCCGAGATGCCGCCACGCCCCAGCGCGCAGGCAAACACCGTTCTGCCCGCCTGCAGCAGCCCCTGGCTGGGACGGCCGGGCCTTGCCCGCACGGTCAGCACCCGCAGTCCTTTTCGCAAAATTGCGCCGGCTGCATTGCGATCGTGTTTTTTCTTGTATGATCGTGCCACGGAACAAATCACTGTGATCGGCTGTTGTGCCGGTCAGCTTCCGCATAAACAGGCAGCGGTCAACTGAATTTTCTTTTCAAAACAACGGATTGATCCATGACTTCACGAACCATCCTGATCGTCGACGA
Protein-coding regions in this window:
- a CDS encoding L,D-transpeptidase family protein; the protein is MLRKGLRVLTVRARPGRPSQGLLQAGRTVFACALGRGGISAGKREGDGATPLGQMRILSGYFRGDHFSSGRITRLAMTPIGPDLGWCEVPDDRNYNRPVKIPYGASHERMRRDDRLYDACLVLDWNITPRRRGRGSAIFFHLARPGFTPTQGCVAVTARTMARLLPLLSDRTVVRVVR